One Ricinus communis isolate WT05 ecotype wild-type chromosome 2, ASM1957865v1, whole genome shotgun sequence DNA segment encodes these proteins:
- the LOC107261814 gene encoding uncharacterized mitochondrial protein AtMg00240-like — MESSKLMTTPLIVNEKLPKAGGERKVDVSNFRSLIGILLYLTTTRPDLMFLASLLSRFTHSPSQAHFGAGKRVLKYLKETLNFGLWYEKNAKMKLVGFMDSDWAGSVDDSKSTSSYIFHLVVVYFVGTPRSKMWWHNLQLRLSMLQR, encoded by the coding sequence atggaAAGCTCAAAGCTTATGACTACTCCACTTATAGTCAATGAAAAATTACCCAAAGCAGGTGGTGAAAGAAAAGTGGATGTTAGTAATTTCAGAAGCTTAATAGGCATCTTGTTGTATTTGACTACTACTAGGCCTGATCTCATGTTCTTAGCTAGCCTCCTTTCTAGGTTCACGCATTCACCAAGTCAAGCTCATTTTGGTGCTGGAAAGAGAGTGCTCAAGTATTTGAAAGAGACTTTGAATTTTGGCTTATGGTATGAGAAGAATGCTAAAATGAAATTAGTGGGATTTATGGATAGTGATTGGGCAGGGAGTGTAGATGATTCCAAGAGTACATCaagttatatatttcatttggTAGTGGTGTATTTTGTTGGAACTCCAAGAAGCAAGATGTGGTGGCATAATCTTCAGTTGAGGCTGAGTATGCTGCAGCGGTAG